In the genome of Pseudopipra pipra isolate bDixPip1 chromosome 4, bDixPip1.hap1, whole genome shotgun sequence, one region contains:
- the LOC135413516 gene encoding C-C motif chemokine 5-like translates to MKVLAAAMALLLLVAICSPAEAAPGDSSIGTPSQPQDIIPTSCCFSYFSRPIPRRMIASAHRTSNTCPQPAVIVVTRNGRMICADPETRWVQPYLKDLEIGES, encoded by the exons ATGAAGGTCCTTGCAGCTGCCATGGCTCTTCTGCTCCTTGTGGCCATCTGTTCCCCggctgaggctgctcctggaGATTCCAGCATTGGCACACCATCCCAGCCGCAAG ACATCATCCCCACCTCTTGCTGCTTCAGCTACTTCTCACGCCCCATTCCACGCAGAATGATCGCCTCTGCCCACAGGACCAGCAACACCTGCCCACAACCAGCCGTGAT TGTGGTCACCAGGAACGGGAGGATGATCTGCGCAGACCCTGAGACACGCTGGGTGCAGCCATATCTGAAGGACTTAGAGATAGGGGAGTCCTGA